Part of the Deinococcota bacterium genome, CGCGGGCGGCGGCAGGACCGCGCCCATCCGCAAGAGCCCCGAGGAGAAGGTGGGCCGCAACGAGCCCTGCCCCTGCGGCAGCGGCAAGAAGTTCAAGCACTGCCACGGCAGGGCGGCCGCGGCCTAAGCGCTCGCACCACCTCCGAACCAGCCTACAGTTGAGCCTAGAGTTGAGCCTAGAGTTGTCCCGACCGGGATGGCTATAGGCTTTCAAGCAAAGGAGGGCCGTGCGCCAAGTCATCATTCAAGTTCCCCGCGGCCAGGGCGAGCGGGTCATGGAGATCGCGGAAGGCCAGGGCGGCAGCAACCTCGCGCTCATGGAGGGCAGGCGCGGCGAGCGCGCGCTCGACGTGGTCTTCGTCTATCTCTCCAACGGCAGGGTCGAGCCGCTTTTGGAGGCGCTCGACGAGGTAGACGACCCGCATGTCGTCCTCATTCCCCAGGGCGTCCTGGCCCTGCGGCCACCGGCCGACGAGGCGCCGCAGCAGGTGACCGACGTGGAGGCCAGAAGCCCGCTCGAGGTCTTCCTGAGCGGGCTGCAGAGCATCGGTTCCTGGCGCGGCTTTCTGGGCTACGCGGCGGCCGCGGGCGTGGTGGTGTGGATCGGCCTCTTTACCAACACCGGCTATCTCTTGGTAGCCGCCATGCTCATCGCCCCCTTCGCCGGGCCGGCCATGAACGTGGCTCTGGGCAGCGCAAGGGGCGACACCACGCTCCTCGGCCGGGGCGTCTTGCGCTATCTGTCGGCGCTGGCGGTCACCATCCTGGTCGCCTTCTTGCTCAGCCTGCTGCTGGGCCAGGAGATGGCCACCGAGGGGATGATCGAGCGGAGCCAGATTTCGGCGGTGGCCGTCCTGCTGCCGCTGGTGGCGGGCGCCGCCGGCGCCCTCAACCTGGTGCAGTCCGAGCGCAGCAGCCTGGTCTCGGGCGCGGCGACGGGCATGCTCGTCGCCGCCTCGCTGGCGCCGCCCGCCGGCCTCATCGGCATGGCCTCGGTCATCGGTGACTGGGGCATGGTCATGAGCGGGCTCTTTTTGCTCGTCTTGCAGCTCATGGGCATCAACCTCTCGGGCGCCGTCGTCTTCCGCCTTTACGGCCTGTCGGCCAGAGGCGCGCACTACCAGCGCGGCCGGCCCTGGGTCTTTCCCGCCTCGCTTT contains:
- a CDS encoding DUF389 domain-containing protein, which encodes MRQVIIQVPRGQGERVMEIAEGQGGSNLALMEGRRGERALDVVFVYLSNGRVEPLLEALDEVDDPHVVLIPQGVLALRPPADEAPQQVTDVEARSPLEVFLSGLQSIGSWRGFLGYAAAAGVVVWIGLFTNTGYLLVAAMLIAPFAGPAMNVALGSARGDTTLLGRGVLRYLSALAVTILVAFLLSLLLGQEMATEGMIERSQISAVAVLLPLVAGAAGALNLVQSERSSLVSGAATGMLVAASLAPPAGLIGMASVIGDWGMVMSGLFLLVLQLMGINLSGAVVFRLYGLSARGAHYQRGRPWVFPASLFVTALALGGLLTWQFWQPPDFQRPTLAQRAAATVQEAVDESGMARLVEANLRFTRAGIPGQNSLLAVIYVQRRAESELASDTIRQRLVYLVQQAILVEDLNVTPLVDVMVLEVPAEPGRSSPPVE